The proteins below are encoded in one region of Ferruginibacter lapsinanis:
- a CDS encoding glycoside hydrolase family 43 protein yields the protein MRSIAVLFFIFYFTTATTAQIKRKPPVPVAPAYISKVWIADNGEGTYKNPIIHADYSDPDAIRVGDDYYMIASSFDAVPGLPILHSKDLVNWSIIGHALLRQPPFEHFSKTQHGNGVWAPAIRYHNNEFYIYYPDPDFGIYLTKAKNITGPWSDPILVEAGKGLIDPCPLWDTNGNVYLVHAFAGSRAGIKSVIVIKKMNTEGTKTVDAGVLVYDGHEKDPTIEGPKLYKRNGYYYIFAPAGGVGTGWQLVLRSKNIYGPYERKVVMDQGKTKINGPHQGAWVDTKTGEDWFIHFQDKEAYGRVVHLQLMKWINDWPVIGVDKNKDGTGEPVTEYIKPNVGKIYPVTTPQESDEFNDTQLGLQWQWQANPTTIWAMPNSTNGTLRLNAIQIADSVKNYWEVPNILLQKFPAEEFTATTKFNYNLRVSGERFGFTIMGLDYAYISVVKKGNENYLCYTTCKGADKGNAESEQVIDKLTDGNYYFRVRISKGAVCTFSYSSDGNDFKEIAEKFTATPGKWIGAKIGYFFTRTAKTNDAGFADIDWFRINKN from the coding sequence ATGCGATCAATTGCTGTTCTATTTTTTATTTTTTATTTCACTACCGCAACTACGGCACAAATAAAAAGAAAACCTCCGGTACCAGTTGCCCCTGCGTATATTTCAAAGGTATGGATAGCAGATAATGGGGAAGGCACTTACAAAAATCCTATCATTCATGCTGATTACAGCGACCCCGATGCCATCAGGGTGGGTGATGATTATTATATGATCGCATCCAGTTTTGATGCAGTACCTGGCTTGCCTATTCTTCACAGTAAAGACCTGGTAAACTGGTCCATCATTGGTCATGCATTATTACGTCAGCCTCCTTTTGAACATTTTTCAAAAACACAACATGGAAATGGCGTGTGGGCGCCTGCAATCAGGTATCACAATAATGAATTTTATATTTACTATCCTGATCCTGATTTTGGGATATATCTCACCAAGGCTAAAAATATTACCGGTCCATGGTCTGATCCGATATTGGTGGAAGCAGGAAAAGGTTTGATAGACCCTTGTCCTTTATGGGACACTAACGGAAACGTATACCTTGTACATGCATTTGCAGGAAGCAGAGCAGGGATCAAGTCTGTTATTGTAATAAAGAAAATGAATACAGAGGGAACTAAAACCGTTGATGCAGGCGTATTGGTATATGATGGTCATGAAAAAGACCCCACAATAGAAGGCCCTAAATTGTACAAGCGCAATGGCTATTATTATATTTTTGCTCCGGCAGGTGGCGTAGGCACGGGCTGGCAATTGGTTTTACGCAGTAAAAATATCTACGGCCCGTATGAAAGAAAAGTGGTGATGGATCAGGGAAAGACAAAGATCAACGGTCCACACCAGGGGGCATGGGTTGATACTAAAACAGGTGAAGATTGGTTCATTCATTTCCAGGATAAAGAAGCATACGGAAGGGTAGTACATCTGCAACTAATGAAATGGATAAATGATTGGCCTGTGATTGGCGTTGATAAAAATAAAGATGGTACCGGAGAACCGGTTACAGAATATATAAAACCAAATGTTGGTAAAATTTATCCGGTAACAACACCACAGGAAAGTGATGAATTCAATGACACCCAACTGGGACTGCAATGGCAATGGCAGGCAAATCCAACAACAATATGGGCAATGCCTAATAGCACAAATGGTACATTGAGATTAAATGCAATACAGATAGCCGATAGTGTAAAAAATTATTGGGAAGTGCCCAATATTCTTCTGCAGAAATTTCCTGCAGAAGAATTTACGGCCACTACAAAATTTAATTACAACCTTAGAGTATCAGGCGAACGATTTGGTTTTACCATTATGGGCTTAGATTACGCCTATATTTCAGTAGTGAAAAAAGGAAACGAAAATTACCTGTGTTATACCACCTGTAAAGGAGCTGATAAAGGAAATGCAGAATCAGAGCAGGTTATTGATAAACTTACTGATGGTAATTACTATTTTCGTGTGAGAATTAGTAAAGGAGCTGTTTGCACATTTAGTTATAGCAGTGATGGAAATGATTTCAAAGAAATTGCCGAAAAATTTACTGCTACACCTGGCAAATGGATCGGTGCAAAAATTGGTTATTTTTTTACAAGAACAGCCAAAACAAATGATGCAGGTTTTGCTGATATCGATTGGTTCAGGATCAATAAAAATTAA
- a CDS encoding MFS transporter: MTKPTVGKYRWTIVALLLFSTTINYMDRNVIGYLKDYFCAQQPNGFGWSAKDFSYLTAIFTGFYAGFTLFAGFIIDKVGTKLGLAASLIVWSLAGIASAFMGIGLWAHNVARAIFGAGEAGNFPASIKTVAEWFPKKERALATGIFNSGSNIGAMICALIIPVILAAWNPSEGNNLFFGVFHGWQMAFIITGLVGFLWLIFWSKFYGTPKQMLDKGTLTQTEYDYIHSGDEPVVDTTVVKEKVPWYKMLTYKQTWAFVLGKFMTDGIWWFLLFWLPTYIKQQFCVGMSLADTKHTVMISTFIVYGIAIVGSIYGGSIPMTFMNKGWQTYKARMTALLLIAFAPLLLLGTQYAAGYGIVAAIAIISIGGASHQAWSANLFTTVSDMFPKSAVGSVTGIGAAAGGLGGVLVQLLAGGLEDKYRIQGVMQASQAGLIKATDAIPLEQVKMDNLKNVLVDPSMLDQARHFISSNVSVAYGIMFTVCALAYLTAWGMMKALVPKHKPITDL; this comes from the coding sequence ATGACTAAACCTACTGTTGGAAAGTATAGATGGACGATTGTTGCTTTGCTACTTTTCTCTACTACTATTAATTACATGGACAGAAATGTAATTGGTTATCTGAAAGATTATTTCTGTGCCCAACAGCCTAATGGTTTTGGCTGGTCTGCCAAAGATTTCTCTTACTTAACGGCGATATTCACCGGCTTTTATGCAGGGTTTACTTTATTTGCCGGATTTATTATTGACAAAGTAGGTACTAAATTAGGATTGGCTGCATCATTGATCGTTTGGTCATTAGCAGGTATTGCCAGTGCTTTTATGGGAATAGGCCTTTGGGCACATAATGTGGCCAGGGCAATTTTTGGAGCCGGTGAGGCAGGGAATTTCCCGGCTTCTATTAAAACGGTTGCAGAATGGTTTCCAAAAAAAGAACGGGCTTTGGCTACAGGTATCTTCAACTCTGGTTCTAATATAGGTGCAATGATCTGTGCATTGATCATCCCGGTTATCCTTGCTGCCTGGAATCCTTCCGAAGGAAATAATTTATTTTTTGGTGTATTTCATGGATGGCAAATGGCATTCATCATTACCGGGTTGGTTGGTTTTTTATGGTTGATCTTTTGGAGTAAATTTTATGGTACTCCAAAACAAATGCTTGATAAAGGCACGCTTACTCAAACTGAATACGATTATATTCATAGCGGCGATGAACCTGTAGTAGATACAACTGTTGTAAAAGAAAAAGTGCCTTGGTATAAAATGCTTACTTACAAACAAACATGGGCATTTGTATTAGGTAAATTTATGACAGATGGTATTTGGTGGTTCTTGTTATTCTGGTTACCCACTTATATCAAACAACAATTTTGTGTTGGAATGAGTTTGGCTGACACAAAGCACACCGTAATGATCTCTACCTTTATAGTATATGGTATTGCTATTGTGGGTTCAATTTATGGAGGTTCAATTCCTATGACCTTTATGAATAAGGGTTGGCAAACTTATAAAGCTCGTATGACTGCATTATTGCTGATCGCATTTGCACCATTATTATTGTTAGGCACTCAATATGCAGCAGGATATGGTATTGTTGCTGCCATCGCTATTATTAGTATCGGTGGAGCATCGCACCAGGCATGGTCGGCCAATCTGTTCACTACTGTATCGGATATGTTCCCTAAAAGCGCCGTTGGATCTGTTACAGGTATTGGTGCTGCAGCCGGTGGATTAGGTGGTGTATTGGTTCAGCTGTTAGCAGGCGGGTTAGAAGATAAATATCGCATCCAGGGTGTTATGCAAGCCAGTCAGGCTGGTTTAATTAAAGCAACTGATGCAATTCCTTTAGAGCAAGTTAAAATGGATAATTTAAAAAATGTATTGGTAGATCCATCTATGCTTGACCAGGCCCGACATTTTATTTCTTCAAATGTGTCGGTAGCATACGGAATCATGTTCACTGTTTGTGCACTTGCTTATTTAACTGCCTGGGGTATGATGAAGGCATTGGTTCCAAAACATAAACCGATTACTGACCTTTAA
- a CDS encoding AraC family transcriptional regulator has protein sequence MKPFIEKPPITEDISFLAKTYRTPLFEIPWHKHIEYELILFTEGEGVIFIGDHVGDFKPGDIYFIGSNLPHTFQKTTKDTIVNAVVIQFRDDFWGKTFIDLPESKQVRHLLEQSLNGLKIGAELKGRITPLIKELEFIKGFLRIIKLCECLQLLTEIKQFDKLSTQGVKDFSFKKNERIDKVFQYTIENFQEPITLSSIAAYANMSTPAFCNYFKKCAKKPYISFLNEVRIGYACTQLIDTQKSVESICYESGYATLANFNKQFQKVKRSTPSAYRRTFRSVL, from the coding sequence ATGAAGCCGTTTATTGAAAAACCTCCTATTACCGAAGACATCTCTTTTCTGGCTAAAACATATCGTACACCATTGTTTGAAATTCCCTGGCACAAGCATATTGAGTATGAATTGATATTATTCACAGAAGGTGAAGGCGTAATTTTCATTGGTGATCATGTAGGTGATTTTAAGCCCGGTGATATTTATTTTATCGGCTCAAACCTTCCGCATACTTTTCAAAAAACAACTAAAGACACCATAGTGAATGCAGTGGTCATTCAATTCAGAGACGATTTCTGGGGGAAAACATTCATTGATCTTCCGGAAAGTAAACAGGTCAGGCATTTGCTGGAACAGTCATTGAATGGATTAAAGATCGGGGCAGAATTAAAAGGAAGGATCACTCCACTGATAAAAGAACTGGAGTTTATTAAAGGATTCCTGCGTATCATTAAATTGTGCGAATGTTTGCAATTGCTGACTGAAATAAAGCAGTTCGATAAATTATCTACACAAGGCGTAAAGGATTTTTCATTTAAGAAAAATGAACGCATTGATAAAGTATTTCAATACACCATTGAGAATTTCCAGGAGCCTATCACCCTGAGCAGCATTGCGGCCTATGCCAATATGAGTACTCCGGCATTTTGCAATTATTTTAAAAAGTGCGCCAAAAAACCTTATATCAGTTTTTTAAATGAAGTTCGTATCGGTTATGCCTGCACGCAATTGATAGATACACAAAAAAGTGTTGAATCTATTTGTTATGAGAGTGGATATGCTACCCTGGCCAATTTTAATAAACAGTTTCAAAAAGTAAAAAGGTCTACGCCATCTGCTTACAGAAGAACGTTTAGAAGTGTCTTATAA
- the xylA gene encoding xylose isomerase, giving the protein MTKVITGNKEFFKGINQIRFEGTESDNPLAFRWYDENKIVAGKTMKEYLRFACAYWHSFVGNGGDPFGEPTHLYPWNEKTDAIERAKDKADAAFEFITKLGLPYYCFHDVDVVDYTNDVVDNEKRLAAITTYLKQKQDESGVKLLWGTANLFSNRRYMNGAATNPDFHVLAHGGAQVKAALDATIALKGENYVFWGGREGYMSLLNTNMKKEQEHFAVFLRTARDYARKNGFTGTFFIEPKPCEPSKHQYDYDSATVIGFLRQYDLLNDFKLNIEVNHATLAGHTFQHELQVAADANMLGSIDANRGDYQNGWDTDQFPNNINEIVEAMLVIVEAGGIRPGGINFDAKRRRNSTDAADLFHAHIGAMDTFARALIIADNILQRSEYKKIRAERYASFDTGKGSEFEKGKLSLEDLRNFAVENGEPKTISGKQEYLENIINRFI; this is encoded by the coding sequence ATGACTAAAGTAATAACAGGCAATAAAGAATTCTTTAAAGGCATCAACCAGATCAGGTTTGAAGGAACCGAAAGCGATAATCCATTGGCATTTAGATGGTATGATGAAAACAAAATTGTAGCCGGTAAAACGATGAAAGAATATTTACGTTTTGCCTGCGCTTACTGGCATTCATTTGTAGGCAACGGCGGAGATCCTTTTGGAGAGCCAACACACCTTTATCCCTGGAATGAAAAAACAGATGCCATTGAGAGAGCTAAAGATAAGGCCGATGCTGCTTTTGAATTTATTACTAAATTGGGATTGCCTTATTATTGTTTTCATGATGTAGATGTGGTAGACTATACAAACGATGTTGTTGATAATGAAAAAAGATTAGCTGCTATCACAACATACCTGAAACAAAAACAGGATGAAAGTGGTGTAAAACTATTATGGGGTACAGCCAATTTGTTTTCTAACAGAAGATATATGAACGGAGCTGCCACCAACCCGGATTTTCATGTATTGGCTCACGGTGGGGCACAGGTGAAAGCGGCTTTGGATGCCACCATCGCATTGAAGGGAGAAAATTATGTTTTCTGGGGAGGAAGAGAAGGGTATATGAGTTTGTTGAATACCAACATGAAAAAGGAGCAGGAACATTTTGCGGTTTTCTTACGCACCGCCAGAGATTATGCAAGAAAGAATGGATTTACCGGCACATTCTTCATCGAGCCAAAACCATGTGAGCCAAGTAAACACCAATATGATTATGATAGCGCAACGGTCATTGGATTCTTACGCCAGTATGATCTGTTGAATGATTTTAAATTGAACATTGAAGTAAATCATGCAACATTGGCCGGACATACATTTCAACACGAGTTACAGGTTGCCGCCGATGCCAATATGTTGGGCAGTATAGATGCCAACAGAGGGGATTATCAAAATGGCTGGGATACAGATCAGTTCCCGAATAATATCAATGAAATTGTGGAAGCGATGCTGGTAATTGTAGAAGCCGGCGGTATCCGTCCGGGAGGGATCAATTTTGATGCTAAACGCAGAAGAAACAGTACGGATGCTGCTGACCTTTTTCATGCACATATCGGTGCTATGGATACATTTGCCAGGGCATTGATCATAGCTGATAACATTCTGCAAAGATCTGAGTATAAAAAAATACGTGCCGAAAGATATGCATCGTTTGATACAGGCAAAGGAAGTGAATTCGAAAAAGGAAAACTATCTTTAGAAGATCTTAGGAATTTTGCTGTTGAAAATGGTGAACCAAAAACGATCAGCGGCAAACAGGAATACCTGGAAAATATCATCAACCGTTTTATTTAA
- a CDS encoding xylulokinase, which translates to MLLLGIDIGTSSIKVSVVDADTKQVVVATQFPETERTIRSLQPGWAEQSPLQWWEDVKQAIAKANATKKYDPKNIRSIGIAYQMHGLVCIDKNKNVLRDSIIWCDSRAVSIGNKAFEQIGAANCLSHLLNSPGNFTASKLAWVKQYEPEIFAKIDTILLPGDYIAMQLTGERTTTISSLSEGIFWDFKNNQLSEEVLNYFGFDHSIIPAIKDTFSEHGKLLATVADELGLSPGIPIAYKAGDQPNNALSLNVLHPGEVAATAGTSGVIYGVSDQLTSDKQSRINSFAHVNHTASINSIGVLLCINGTGILNSWVKKMTGAASYQQMNDAAKKIQPGSEGLQIFPFGNGAERMLNNVAAGSSFQHINFNIHGPAHIFRAAQEGIAFAFRYGLDIMRENGMHPSIIKAGKANMFLSDVFTEAFVNATNTPVELYNCDGAVGAAIGGGIGAKIFSEKEAFAGNNLLQLVEPTNDNPYDELYEKWKDQLNTLLQTI; encoded by the coding sequence ATGCTACTTCTTGGAATTGATATCGGAACTTCTTCAATAAAAGTTTCAGTGGTTGATGCTGATACAAAACAGGTGGTTGTTGCTACACAATTCCCTGAAACAGAAAGGACGATCAGATCCTTGCAACCCGGCTGGGCAGAACAATCACCGCTGCAATGGTGGGAGGATGTAAAGCAGGCAATAGCCAAAGCCAACGCCACAAAAAAATATGATCCAAAGAATATACGGTCTATTGGTATTGCCTACCAAATGCACGGTTTGGTGTGTATCGATAAAAATAAAAATGTTTTAAGAGATAGTATCATCTGGTGCGACAGCAGGGCTGTAAGTATTGGCAATAAAGCATTTGAACAAATCGGAGCAGCAAACTGTTTGTCACATCTCCTGAACTCTCCCGGCAATTTCACTGCATCTAAATTAGCATGGGTAAAACAGTATGAACCGGAAATATTTGCGAAGATCGATACAATACTTTTACCTGGCGATTATATTGCCATGCAATTGACAGGAGAAAGAACAACAACCATATCTTCTTTATCAGAAGGCATTTTCTGGGACTTCAAAAATAATCAGCTATCGGAAGAGGTATTGAATTATTTTGGATTTGATCATTCAATCATTCCTGCTATAAAAGATACATTTTCTGAACACGGAAAATTACTGGCAACTGTAGCAGATGAACTTGGTCTTAGCCCCGGAATTCCGATAGCGTATAAAGCAGGCGATCAGCCTAACAATGCTTTATCATTGAACGTTTTGCATCCGGGTGAAGTAGCCGCAACAGCAGGCACTTCGGGGGTTATCTATGGGGTAAGCGATCAACTTACATCCGACAAACAATCGAGAATTAACAGCTTTGCTCATGTAAACCACACAGCGTCGATCAACAGCATTGGTGTATTACTATGCATCAACGGAACGGGCATTTTAAACAGTTGGGTAAAAAAAATGACAGGAGCGGCATCATATCAGCAGATGAATGATGCTGCAAAAAAAATACAACCCGGAAGTGAAGGCTTACAGATCTTTCCTTTTGGTAATGGTGCAGAAAGAATGCTCAACAATGTAGCAGCCGGATCATCTTTCCAACACATCAACTTTAATATTCATGGCCCGGCGCATATCTTCAGAGCTGCACAGGAGGGTATTGCATTTGCATTCAGGTACGGTCTTGATATAATGAGAGAGAATGGCATGCATCCTTCTATCATAAAAGCAGGAAAAGCCAATATGTTCTTAAGTGATGTATTTACTGAAGCTTTTGTAAATGCCACCAATACACCGGTAGAATTATATAATTGCGATGGGGCTGTTGGTGCAGCAATTGGTGGCGGTATAGGTGCAAAAATATTTTCGGAGAAAGAGGCTTTTGCCGGCAACAATCTTTTACAATTAGTTGAACCAACTAATGATAATCCTTATGATGAACTGTATGAAAAATGGAAAGATCAACTGAATACTCTCTTACAAACAATATAA